One genomic window of Clostridium taeniosporum includes the following:
- a CDS encoding DEAD/DEAH box helicase, which translates to MKNEFNKFNISDEILKAIEGLGYKKPSEVQEKVIPEILRNKDLVVKSQTGSGKTAAFGIPLCEKIDWDENKPQVLVLAPTRELAVQISEDVLNIGRYKRINSVAIFGKQAITEQERKLKQKTHIVVGTPGRVLDHIDRGSLDVSKIKYFVIDEADEMLNMGFIRQVEAVIRRISKKKVTLLFSATIPDEIKNLCDKHMSRPVSISIKSQKLVNDNISHSVYFVDYNEKLEALNNVLISEMPETSVVFCRTKENVDKVYDYLKNKGYSTNKIHGGMMQKDRLNTIEQFRRGEFRILVATDIASRGIDIEGITHVINYDIPVEKEAYVHRIGRTGRAGAKGKALTLCKDSGDRYLNEIESYIGFKIESKELPSKEEVSKCIEKAFSVLKTRPKKKKEKSNAVSKNIMKIYLNGGKKKKIRPGDIVGAITKIPGVTGEDIGIIDVQDIASYVDILNGKGKIVINGLKAATIKGKKLKCDRARK; encoded by the coding sequence ATGAAAAATGAATTTAATAAATTTAATATAAGTGATGAAATTTTAAAAGCAATAGAAGGACTTGGATATAAAAAGCCATCAGAAGTTCAAGAAAAAGTAATACCAGAAATACTTAGAAATAAAGATTTAGTTGTAAAATCTCAAACAGGAAGTGGTAAAACAGCTGCTTTTGGTATTCCGTTATGTGAGAAAATAGATTGGGATGAAAATAAACCACAAGTATTAGTATTAGCTCCAACAAGAGAATTGGCAGTCCAAATTAGTGAAGATGTTTTAAATATAGGAAGATATAAAAGAATTAATTCTGTAGCCATTTTTGGAAAGCAAGCAATAACAGAACAAGAAAGAAAGTTAAAACAAAAAACTCATATTGTTGTTGGAACTCCAGGAAGAGTACTAGATCATATTGATAGAGGAAGCCTTGATGTATCAAAGATAAAATATTTTGTTATAGATGAAGCTGATGAAATGCTTAATATGGGATTTATAAGACAAGTAGAAGCTGTAATTAGAAGAATATCAAAGAAAAAAGTAACATTATTATTTTCAGCAACTATACCAGATGAAATAAAGAATTTATGTGATAAACATATGAGTAGGCCAGTTAGTATATCAATAAAATCTCAAAAGTTAGTAAATGATAATATAAGTCATAGTGTTTATTTTGTAGATTATAATGAAAAATTGGAAGCATTAAATAATGTATTAATATCAGAAATGCCAGAAACGTCAGTTGTATTTTGTAGAACAAAAGAAAATGTAGATAAAGTATATGATTATTTAAAGAATAAAGGATATTCAACAAATAAGATCCATGGTGGAATGATGCAAAAAGATAGACTTAATACAATAGAGCAATTTAGAAGAGGTGAATTTAGAATATTAGTAGCAACTGACATAGCTTCAAGAGGAATAGACATAGAAGGAATAACACATGTTATAAATTATGATATTCCTGTTGAAAAAGAAGCTTATGTACATAGAATAGGAAGAACAGGAAGAGCAGGGGCAAAGGGAAAAGCTTTAACTTTATGCAAAGATTCTGGAGATAGATACTTAAATGAAATTGAAAGCTACATAGGATTTAAAATAGAATCTAAAGAACTTCCAAGTAAGGAAGAAGTAAGTAAATGCATAGAAAAAGCTTTTAGTGTATTAAAAACTAGACCTAAAAAGAAAAAAGAAAAGAGCAATGCTGTAAGTAAAAACATAATGAAAATATATCTAAATGGTGGAAAGAAGAAGAAGATTCGTCCAGGAGATATAGTTGGAGCTATAACTAAGATACCAGGAGTAACTGGAGAAGATATAGGAATAATAGATGTTCAAGATATAGCTTCATATGTGGATATATTAAATGGAAAAGGTAAAATAGTAATAAATGGACTAAAGGCAGCTACAATAAAGGGTAAGAAGCTTAAATGTGATAGAGCGAGAAAATAA
- a CDS encoding DEAD/DEAH box helicase yields the protein MTKSFQDLNLNSDIIKALEKQNITVPTEIQSLTINEALENKDIIGEAFTGSGKTLAYLLPIFQRINTEKKEMQSIILAPTHELVMQIESQIKLLSNNSGINVKSLGIIGDVNINNQIKKIKEVKPHIIVGSTGRVLDLIRKKKITAHTIKTIVIDEVDNLLDPKRAQIVKDIIKTTMRDRQLMAFSASIKPEIVNSLKELMKDPVVVKCKGKSSINPNISHMYVKCDRRDKFEVLRKIISSENPKRALVFVNDNKDIELTALKLNYHSKDCFAISGRISKEERKKAIDSFKKGKIKILVSSDVSARGLDIPDITHVFDLDLPLKLDEYLHRSGRTARGTGKGISICIVTDKQMNIIKKYEKTFNIKFQEKIISNGVFKDKVK from the coding sequence ATGACAAAATCATTTCAAGATTTAAATTTAAATTCAGATATAATAAAGGCATTAGAAAAACAAAACATTACTGTTCCAACTGAAATTCAAAGTTTAACTATAAATGAAGCTTTAGAAAATAAAGACATTATAGGTGAAGCATTTACTGGAAGTGGTAAAACTTTAGCTTATCTTTTACCTATCTTTCAAAGAATAAATACTGAAAAAAAAGAAATGCAATCAATAATTTTAGCACCAACCCATGAATTAGTTATGCAAATTGAATCACAAATTAAATTACTTTCAAATAATTCTGGTATAAACGTTAAATCTCTTGGAATTATAGGAGATGTTAATATAAATAATCAAATAAAAAAAATTAAAGAAGTTAAACCTCATATTATAGTTGGATCAACTGGAAGAGTTCTTGATCTTATAAGAAAGAAAAAAATCACTGCTCACACTATAAAAACTATAGTTATAGATGAAGTTGATAATTTACTAGATCCAAAGAGAGCTCAAATAGTTAAAGATATAATAAAAACAACTATGAGAGATAGACAATTAATGGCTTTCTCAGCTTCTATTAAGCCTGAAATAGTTAATTCATTAAAAGAGTTGATGAAGGATCCAGTAGTAGTTAAATGTAAAGGTAAATCTTCAATTAATCCTAATATTTCACATATGTATGTAAAATGTGATAGAAGAGATAAATTTGAAGTTCTTAGGAAGATAATATCTTCTGAAAATCCAAAAAGAGCTTTAGTATTTGTTAATGACAATAAAGATATTGAATTAACAGCTTTAAAACTTAATTATCATAGTAAAGACTGTTTTGCTATCAGTGGACGCATTTCTAAAGAAGAAAGAAAAAAAGCAATTGATAGTTTTAAAAAAGGTAAAATTAAAATATTGGTTTCTTCAGATGTTTCTGCTAGAGGACTTGATATTCCTGATATAACTCATGTATTTGATTTAGATCTTCCATTAAAACTTGATGAATACTTACATAGATCTGGCAGAACTGCTAGAGGTACTGGTAAAGGTATTTCTATCTGTATAGTTACTGACAAGCAAATGAACATAATAAAAAAATATGAA
- a CDS encoding methionyl aminopeptidase, translating into MFSNRNAKCWCGSGLKYKRCHLEFDEKLESLRLKGERVPPREIIKTPEDIEGIRKSAKINNGVLDLVASKIKAGMSTLEIDKLVYDYTVEHGAIPAPLNFEGFPKSVCTSINNEVCHGIPDEKIILKDGDIVNVDVSTILNGYYSDASRMFMIGEVSAEAKKLVEVAKECMEAGIKAIKPWGHLGDIGAACQEVAHKNGYTIVRALGGHGVGNQFHEEPFVPHIGEKGTDMVLVPGMVLTVEPMVNAGEYNVYVDAENEWTIYTEDDSLSAQWEHTVLITETGIEILAK; encoded by the coding sequence ATGTTTTCAAATAGAAACGCAAAGTGTTGGTGTGGCAGTGGATTAAAATATAAAAGATGCCATTTAGAATTTGATGAGAAATTAGAAAGTTTAAGATTAAAAGGCGAAAGAGTTCCACCAAGAGAAATAATAAAAACTCCAGAAGATATAGAAGGAATAAGAAAAAGTGCAAAAATTAATAATGGAGTTTTAGATTTAGTTGCAAGCAAGATAAAGGCAGGAATGTCTACTTTAGAGATAGATAAATTAGTTTATGATTATACAGTAGAACATGGTGCTATACCTGCACCTTTAAATTTTGAAGGATTCCCTAAGAGTGTATGTACTTCTATTAATAATGAAGTATGTCATGGTATACCAGATGAAAAGATAATACTTAAAGATGGAGATATCGTAAATGTAGATGTATCAACAATTTTAAATGGATATTATTCAGATGCATCAAGAATGTTTATGATAGGTGAAGTTAGTGCAGAAGCTAAGAAATTAGTTGAAGTAGCTAAAGAATGTATGGAAGCTGGAATAAAAGCAATAAAACCATGGGGACACTTAGGTGATATTGGAGCGGCTTGTCAAGAAGTAGCTCATAAAAATGGTTATACAATCGTTAGAGCTTTAGGTGGGCATGGAGTAGGAAATCAGTTCCATGAAGAACCTTTTGTACCTCATATAGGTGAAAAAGGAACAGACATGGTTTTAGTACCAGGAATGGTACTAACAGTAGAACCAATGGTTAATGCTGGAGAATATAATGTATATGTAGATGCTGAAAATGAATGGACTATATATACAGAAGATGATTCTTTATCAGCTCAATGGGAACATACTGTTCTAATAACTGAAACTGGAATTGAAATATTAGCTAAATAA